The Seleniivibrio woodruffii genome window below encodes:
- a CDS encoding ATP phosphoribosyltransferase regulatory subunit → MVRNMMPNSAGNIAPGRAVKMNRIERTIKEVVQSYGYMDIFLPIYEYYDMLKDTMHNFRDENIIRFIDRNTGKSLVLRPDFTPQVARYFANYMSDFPLPIRLSYNGRVFRNVDLDKGVKSEKLQVGAELFGNSQLEADTEMLLMARRVFDKLNIDGCKYVFGHSGFTRRALELAGKDKDEYHKHLDAKNITAVANLFTGDNDPEKFLRHLPKAFGGVETVEKLAEVSRFDKELAECVDYISTLFKRLISLGIDAKSLVFDASESAGLEYYTGITFSVLHAKIGESLAVGGRYDNLTENFGRKAFACGMVFFVEEIYSVDETDISLKEIDWLVVGRENLGRCEELRDKGFSVFFAEDAAEKSELETSYNFLNTLS, encoded by the coding sequence ATGGTACGAAACATGATGCCGAACTCCGCCGGAAACATTGCCCCCGGCAGAGCGGTTAAAATGAACCGCATCGAGAGAACCATTAAAGAGGTTGTGCAGAGTTACGGCTATATGGACATCTTTCTGCCCATATACGAGTATTACGACATGCTCAAAGACACCATGCATAACTTCCGTGATGAGAACATCATCCGTTTCATAGACCGCAACACGGGCAAGTCGCTTGTTCTGCGTCCGGACTTCACCCCCCAGGTGGCAAGATATTTCGCCAACTATATGAGCGATTTCCCTCTGCCCATCCGTCTGTCGTACAACGGCAGGGTGTTCCGCAACGTGGATCTTGACAAGGGCGTTAAATCGGAAAAACTTCAGGTGGGCGCAGAGCTGTTCGGCAACAGCCAGCTTGAGGCGGACACCGAAATGCTCCTCATGGCCAGAAGGGTCTTCGATAAGCTGAACATTGACGGATGCAAATACGTTTTCGGACACAGCGGCTTCACCCGCAGAGCCCTTGAGCTTGCCGGTAAGGATAAAGACGAGTACCATAAACATCTTGATGCTAAGAACATCACCGCTGTGGCAAACCTTTTCACAGGCGACAACGACCCCGAAAAATTCCTTAGGCATCTGCCAAAGGCATTCGGCGGCGTTGAAACCGTTGAAAAACTGGCAGAGGTGAGCAGGTTCGACAAAGAGCTTGCGGAGTGCGTGGACTACATCTCCACTCTGTTCAAAAGGCTCATCAGCCTCGGCATCGATGCGAAATCTCTGGTTTTCGATGCTTCCGAGTCCGCAGGACTGGAGTATTACACCGGAATAACCTTCAGCGTCCTCCATGCTAAGATAGGCGAAAGCCTCGCAGTGGGCGGCCGCTATGACAACCTGACCGAAAACTTCGGCAGAAAGGCCTTCGCATGCGGAATGGTCTTTTTTGTGGAAGAGATATACAGTGTTGACGAAACCGACATCAGCCTGAAAGAGATAGACTGGCTGGTGGTGGGCAGAGAGAACCTCGGCAGATGCGAGGAGCTTAGAGACAAAGGGTTTTCAGTGTTCTTTGCAGAGGATGCGGCTGAAAAATCCGAACTTGAAACGAGTTACAATTTCTTAAATACACTTTCGTGA